In Scleropages formosus chromosome 20, fSclFor1.1, whole genome shotgun sequence, a single window of DNA contains:
- the eef2k gene encoding eukaryotic elongation factor 2 kinase isoform X6 gives MAAQPFGRGAMRECYRTKKLSNFSHSSNWKSASNYVAKRYIETVSRDVYFEDVRLQMEAKLWGEEYNRHRPPKQVDIMQMCILEMTERPGKPLFHLEHYIEGKYIKYNSNSGFVRDDNIRLTPQAFSHFTFERSGHQLIVVDIQGVGDLYTDPQIHTEKGTDFGDGNLGVRGMALFFHSHLCNKICKSMGLTAFDLSPAEIAQLDCTSKLLQSAKTVLRGCEEPCGSSRVRTFSTGRMPPLLSRLSETSSVDESLSDQESVPCSPLVFSSSVGKSPLGWSLMNEMHLHNEANNDTRADHKDQESGDSGYPSERRDGDSIEHVDRPYSYSRRQYESDEDSIRRKSIVTPSKSFLPANNSQNQPVTEEKWSFFHTSRSHIHRPSCVAVEVERLNALELERKIGKSILGKVHLAMVRYHEAGRFCEKEEQWDQDSAMYHLERAAMCGELEAIVALGQTYLQLPHHILPDLTVPDSEENRKKGFNFLLQAAEAGDRPCMILVARAFDTGINLSPERTQNWQDAVRWYNCSLNMMDYDEGGEFDGMQDEPRFLLLAREAEMYQTGGFGLDPDPQRSGDLFTEAADAAMEAMKGRLANQYYMKAEEAWAMMEE, from the exons ATGGCTGCTCAG CCATTTGGAAGAGGAGCCATGAGGGAATGTTACAGAAC GAAGAAGCTGTCAAATTTCTCTCACAGTAGCAACTGGAAATCAGCATCCAACTATGTGGCAAAGCGGTACATAGAGACTGTAAGCCGTGATGTGTACTTTGAAGATGTTAGGCTGCAAATGGAAGCCAAGCTGTGGGGGGAAGAGTATAATCGCCATCGCCCCCCTAAACAG GTGGACATTATGCAGATGTGCATACTGGAAATGACTGAGAGACCAGGGAAACCACTCTTCCATTTGGAGCATTACATTGAGggtaaatacattaaatacaacTCCAACTCTGGCTTTGTGAGAGATGACAACATTCGCCTCACCCCTCAG GCTTTCAGTCACTTCACTTTTGAGCGGTCTGGACATCAGCTGATAGTAGTGGACATTCAGGGTGTGGGGGACCTTTACACAGACCCCCAGATCCATACCGAGAAGGGTACCGACTTTGGGGATGGCAATCTGG GTGTGCGTGGTATGGCCCTGTTCTTCCATTCCCACTTGTGTAACAAGATCTGCAAGAGCATGGGTCTCACGGCCTTTGACCTGTCCCCTGCAGAAATTGCCCAGTTGGACTGCACGAGCAAGTTGCTG CAGTCAGCCAAGACAGTTCTGCGTGGGTGTGAGGAGCCCTGCGGCTCCAGCAGGGTCCGCACGTTTTCTACTGGCCGCATGCCCCCACTTCTGTCCCGCCTCTCTGAAACATCCTCTGTGGATGAAAGTTTGAGTGACCAGGAATCTGTGCCCTGTTCCCCTCTGGTGTTCAGCAGCTCTGTGGGAAAATCTCCACTGG GCTGGTCtttaatgaatgaaatgcaCCTGCACAATGAAGCAAACAATGACACCAGAGCAGACCACAAG GATCAAGAGAGTGGAGACAGTGGTTACCCCAGTGAAAGACGCGATGGAGACTCCATTGAACATGTTGACAgg CCCTACTCCTACAGCAGACGACAGTACGAGTCGGATGAGGACAGTATTCGACGG AAATCAATAGTAACACCAAGCAAGTCTTTCCTTCCCGCCAACAACTCCCAAAACCAGCCG GTAACTGAAGAGAAGTGGAGTTTCTTCCACACGTCtcgctcacacatacacagacctTCCTGCGTGGCTGTAGAAGTGGAGAGACTTAACGCACTTGAGCTGGAACGTAAAATTGGCAAGTCCATTCTGGGCAAG GTCCACTTGGCCATGGTTCGATACCACGAGGCTGGTCGGTTCTGTGAGAAGGAGGAGCAGTGGGACCAGGACTCTGCTATGTACCATCTGGAGCGTGCGGCGATGTGTGGAGAGCTGGAGGCCATTGTGGCACTGGGCCAGACCTACCTTCAGCTGCCTCACCACATCCTTCCTGATCTCACTGTCCCG GACTCTGAGGAGAACAGAAAGAAGGGCTTCAACTTTCTGCTGCAGGCAGCTGAGGCTGGAGACAGACCGTGTATGATTCTTGTGGCCAGAGCATTTGATACAGGAATTAATCTATCACCAGAAAG GACTCAGAACTGGCAGGATGCCGTGCGCTGGTACAACTGCTCCCTCAACATGATGGACTATGATGAGGGCGGGGAGTTTGACGGCATGCAAGATGAGCCACGGTTTCTGCTACTGGCCAGAGAAGCAGAGATGTATCAGACTGGGGGCTTTGGCCTGGACCCAGACCCCCAGAGGTCAG GGGATCTGTTCACAGAGGCTGCAGATGCAGCGATGGAGGCCATGAAGGGCCGCCTAGCCAACCAATATTACATGAAGGCAGAGGAGGCCTGGGCAATGATGGAAGAGTAA